The following proteins come from a genomic window of Microtus ochrogaster isolate Prairie Vole_2 unplaced genomic scaffold, MicOch1.0 UNK1, whole genome shotgun sequence:
- the Znf384 gene encoding zinc finger protein 384 isoform X3 codes for MEESHFNSNPYFWPSIPTVSGQIENTMFINKMKDQLLPEKGCGLAPPHYPTLLTVPASVSLSSGISMDTESKSEQLTPHSQASVTQNITVVPVPSTGLMTAGVSCSQRWRREGSQSRGPGLVITSPSGSLVTTASSAQTFPISAPMIVSALPPGSQALQVVPDLSKKVASTLAEEGGGGGGGGGNVAPPKPPRGRKKKRMLESGLPEMNDPYVLAPDDDDDHHKDGKTYRCRMCSLTFYSKSEMQIHSKSHTETKPHKCPHCSKTFANSSYLAQHIRIHSGAKPYSCNFCEKSFRQLSHLQQHTRIHTGDRPYKCAHPGCEKAFTQLSNLQSHRRQHNKDKPFKCHNCHRAYTDAASLEAHLSTHTVKHAKVYTCTICSRAYTSETYLMKHMRKHNPPDLQQQVQAAAAAAAVAQAQAQAQAQAQAQAQASQASQQQQQQQQPPPPQPPHFQSPGGAPQGGGGGDSNPNPPPQCSFDLTPYKTAEHHKDICLTVTTSTIQVEHLASS; via the exons aTTGAAAACACAATGTTCATCAACAAGATGAAGGATCAGCTATTGCCAGAAAAGGGCTGTGGACTGGCGCCACCTCACTATCCCACTTTGCTGACAGtgcctgcctcagtgtccctgtCCTCTGGCATTAGCATGGACACAGAGTCCAAGTCAGAGCAGCTGACCCCACACAGTCAGGCATCTGTTACCCAGAACATTACTGTGGTCCCTGTGCCGTCTACAGGACTGATGACAGCGG GAGTCTCCTGTTCTCAGaggtggagaagagaagggagtcAATCAAGGG GTCCTGGTTTGGTAATCACATCCCCCTCAGGTTCTCTTGTGACCACAGCATCATCAGCTCAGACCTTCCCTATATCGGCTCCCATGATTGTCTCAGCTCTTCCCCCTGGCTCACAAGCCCTACAGGTGGTCCCTGACCTCTCCAAGAAGGTAGCATCAACCCTAGCTGAGGAAGGAggcggaggtggtggtggaggtggcaATGTGGCTCCTCCTAAACCTCCTCGGGGCCGCAAGAAGAAGCGGATGCTGGAATCAGGGCTTCCTGAGATGAATGACCCTTATGTCCTTGCCCCTGATGACGACGATGACCATCACAAAGATGGCAAGACCTACAG GTGCCGGATGTGCTCACTGACCTTCTACTCAAAGTCGGAGATGCAGATCCACTCCAAGTCACACACCGAGACCAAGCCCCACAAGTGCCCGCACTGCTCCAAGACCTTCGCCAACAGCTCCTACCTGGCCCAGCACATCCGTATCCATTCGGGGGCCAAGCCCTATAGTTGTAACTTCTGTGAGAAATCCTTCCGCCAGCTCTCCCATCTGCAGCAGCACACCCG AATCCACACCGGTGATAGGCCGTACAAATGTGCACACCCAGGCTGTGAGAAGGCCTTTACACAACTCTCCAATCTGCAG TCTCACAGAAGGCAGCACAACAAAGACAAACCCTTCAAGTGCCACAATTGTCACCGAGCGTACACAGATGCAGCCTCACTAGAGGCTCACTTATCTACACATACGGTGAAGCACGCCAAGGTGTATACCTGCACAATCTGTAGTCGGGCATACACATCA GAAACATATCTTATGAAACACATGCGCAAACACAACCCTCCTGATCTTCAGCAACAAGTGCAAGCAGccgcggcagcagcagcagtggcccaggctcaggcccaggcccaggcccaggcccaggcccaggcccaggcttcCCAGgcatcacagcagcagcagcagcaacaacagcctccaccaccacaaccaccacacTTCCAGTCACCTGGGGGAGCTCcccagggtgggggtggtggggacaGCAACCCAAACCCTCCACCCCAGTGTTCCTTTGACCTGACCCCCTATAAGACGGCAGAGCATCATAAAGACATCTGCCTCACTGTCACCACCAGCACCATCCAGGTGGAGCACCTGGCCAGCTCTTAG
- the Ing4 gene encoding inhibitor of growth protein 4 isoform X1 — protein sequence MAAGMYLEHYLDSIENLPFELQRNFQLMRDLDQRTEDLKAEIDKLATEYMSSARSLSSEEKLALLRQIQEAYGKCKEFGDDKVQLAMQTYEMVDKHIRRLDTDLARFEADLKEKQIESSDYDSSSSKGKKKGRTQKEKKAARARSKGKNSDEEAPKAAQKKLKLVRTSPEYGMPSVTFGSVHPSDVLDMPVDPNEPTYCLCHQVSYGEMIGCDNPDCSIEWFHFACVGLTTKPRGKWFCPRCSQERKKK from the exons ATGGCTGCTGGGATGTATTTGGAACATTATCTGGACA GTATTGAAAACCTCCCGTTTGAATTACAGAGAAACTTTCAGCTCATGAGAGACCTAGACCAGAGGACGGAGG ACCTGAAGGCTGAAATTGACAAGTTGGCCACTGAATATATGAGTAGCGCCCGCAGCCTGAGCTCCGAGGAAAAATTGGCCCTTCTCAGACAGATCCAGGAGGCCTATGGCAAGTGCAAGGAATTTGGTGACGACAAGGTGCAACTGGCCATGCAGACCTATGAGATG GTGGACAAACACATTCGGCGGCTGGACACAGACCTGGCCCGCTTTGAGGCtgatctgaaagagaaacagatcgAGTCAAGTGACTATGACAGCTCTTCTAGCAAAGGCAAAAAGA AAGGCCGgactcaaaaggagaaaaaagctgCCCGTGCCCGTTCCAAAGGGAAAAACTCAGACGAAGAAGCCCCCAAGGCTGCCCAGAAGAAGTTAAAACTTGTGCGCAC AAGCCCTGAGTATGGGATGCCCTCAGTGACCTTTGGCAGTGTCCACCCCTCTGATGTGTTGGATATGCCTGTGGATCCCAACGAACCCACATATTGCCTTTGTCACCAGGTCTCCTATGGAGAGATGATTGGCTGTGACAACCCAGAC TGTTCCATCGAGTGGTTCCACTTCGCCTGTGTGGGACTGACAACCAAGCCTCGAGGGAAATG GTTTTGCCCACGCTGCTCCCAAGAACGAAAGAAGAAATAG
- the Znf384 gene encoding zinc finger protein 384 isoform X1: MEESHFNSNPYFWPSIPTVSGQIENTMFINKMKDQLLPEKGCGLAPPHYPTLLTVPASVSLSSGISMDTESKSEQLTPHSQASVTQNITVVPVPSTGLMTAGVSCSQRWRREGSQSRGPGLVITSPSGSLVTTASSAQTFPISAPMIVSALPPGSQALQVVPDLSKKVASTLAEEGGGGGGGGGNVAPPKPPRGRKKKRMLESGLPEMNDPYVLAPDDDDDHHKDGKTYRCRMCSLTFYSKSEMQIHSKSHTETKPHKCPHCSKTFANSSYLAQHIRIHSGAKPYSCNFCEKSFRQLSHLQQHTRIHSKMHTETIKPHKCPHCSKTFANTSYLAQHLRIHSGAKPYNCSYCQKAFRQLSHLQQHTRIHTGDRPYKCAHPGCEKAFTQLSNLQSHRRQHNKDKPFKCHNCHRAYTDAASLEAHLSTHTVKHAKVYTCTICSRAYTSETYLMKHMRKHNPPDLQQQVQAAAAAAAVAQAQAQAQAQAQAQAQASQASQQQQQQQQPPPPQPPHFQSPGGAPQGGGGGDSNPNPPPQCSFDLTPYKTAEHHKDICLTVTTSTIQVEHLASS, from the exons aTTGAAAACACAATGTTCATCAACAAGATGAAGGATCAGCTATTGCCAGAAAAGGGCTGTGGACTGGCGCCACCTCACTATCCCACTTTGCTGACAGtgcctgcctcagtgtccctgtCCTCTGGCATTAGCATGGACACAGAGTCCAAGTCAGAGCAGCTGACCCCACACAGTCAGGCATCTGTTACCCAGAACATTACTGTGGTCCCTGTGCCGTCTACAGGACTGATGACAGCGG GAGTCTCCTGTTCTCAGaggtggagaagagaagggagtcAATCAAGGG GTCCTGGTTTGGTAATCACATCCCCCTCAGGTTCTCTTGTGACCACAGCATCATCAGCTCAGACCTTCCCTATATCGGCTCCCATGATTGTCTCAGCTCTTCCCCCTGGCTCACAAGCCCTACAGGTGGTCCCTGACCTCTCCAAGAAGGTAGCATCAACCCTAGCTGAGGAAGGAggcggaggtggtggtggaggtggcaATGTGGCTCCTCCTAAACCTCCTCGGGGCCGCAAGAAGAAGCGGATGCTGGAATCAGGGCTTCCTGAGATGAATGACCCTTATGTCCTTGCCCCTGATGACGACGATGACCATCACAAAGATGGCAAGACCTACAG GTGCCGGATGTGCTCACTGACCTTCTACTCAAAGTCGGAGATGCAGATCCACTCCAAGTCACACACCGAGACCAAGCCCCACAAGTGCCCGCACTGCTCCAAGACCTTCGCCAACAGCTCCTACCTGGCCCAGCACATCCGTATCCATTCGGGGGCCAAGCCCTATAGTTGTAACTTCTGTGAGAAATCCTTCCGCCAGCTCTCCCATCTGCAGCAGCACACCCG GATCCACTCCAAGATGCACACGGAGACCATCAAGCCCCACAAGTGCCCACACTGCTCCAAGACCTTCGCCAACACCTCCTACCTGGCTCAGCACCTCCGTATCCACTCGGGGGCCAAGCCCTACAACTGTTCCTACTGCCAGAAGGCCTTCCgccagctctcccacctccaGCAGCACACACG AATCCACACCGGTGATAGGCCGTACAAATGTGCACACCCAGGCTGTGAGAAGGCCTTTACACAACTCTCCAATCTGCAG TCTCACAGAAGGCAGCACAACAAAGACAAACCCTTCAAGTGCCACAATTGTCACCGAGCGTACACAGATGCAGCCTCACTAGAGGCTCACTTATCTACACATACGGTGAAGCACGCCAAGGTGTATACCTGCACAATCTGTAGTCGGGCATACACATCA GAAACATATCTTATGAAACACATGCGCAAACACAACCCTCCTGATCTTCAGCAACAAGTGCAAGCAGccgcggcagcagcagcagtggcccaggctcaggcccaggcccaggcccaggcccaggcccaggcccaggcttcCCAGgcatcacagcagcagcagcagcaacaacagcctccaccaccacaaccaccacacTTCCAGTCACCTGGGGGAGCTCcccagggtgggggtggtggggacaGCAACCCAAACCCTCCACCCCAGTGTTCCTTTGACCTGACCCCCTATAAGACGGCAGAGCATCATAAAGACATCTGCCTCACTGTCACCACCAGCACCATCCAGGTGGAGCACCTGGCCAGCTCTTAG
- the Znf384 gene encoding zinc finger protein 384 isoform X2 has product MEESHFNSNPYFWPSIPTVSGQIENTMFINKMKDQLLPEKGCGLAPPHYPTLLTVPASVSLSSGISMDTESKSEQLTPHSQASVTQNITVVPVPSTGLMTAGVSCSQRWRREGSQSRGPGLVITSPSGSLVTTASSAQTFPISAPMIVSALPPGSQALQVVPDLSKKVASTLAEEGGGGGGGGGNVAPPKPPRGRKKKRMLESGLPEMNDPYVLAPDDDDDHHKDGKTYRSEGNCGTGNGQSLGLMDSVPGSTTNLLCDPGCRMCSLTFYSKSEMQIHSKSHTETKPHKCPHCSKTFANSSYLAQHIRIHSGAKPYSCNFCEKSFRQLSHLQQHTRIHTGDRPYKCAHPGCEKAFTQLSNLQSHRRQHNKDKPFKCHNCHRAYTDAASLEAHLSTHTVKHAKVYTCTICSRAYTSETYLMKHMRKHNPPDLQQQVQAAAAAAAVAQAQAQAQAQAQAQAQASQASQQQQQQQQPPPPQPPHFQSPGGAPQGGGGGDSNPNPPPQCSFDLTPYKTAEHHKDICLTVTTSTIQVEHLASS; this is encoded by the exons aTTGAAAACACAATGTTCATCAACAAGATGAAGGATCAGCTATTGCCAGAAAAGGGCTGTGGACTGGCGCCACCTCACTATCCCACTTTGCTGACAGtgcctgcctcagtgtccctgtCCTCTGGCATTAGCATGGACACAGAGTCCAAGTCAGAGCAGCTGACCCCACACAGTCAGGCATCTGTTACCCAGAACATTACTGTGGTCCCTGTGCCGTCTACAGGACTGATGACAGCGG GAGTCTCCTGTTCTCAGaggtggagaagagaagggagtcAATCAAGGG GTCCTGGTTTGGTAATCACATCCCCCTCAGGTTCTCTTGTGACCACAGCATCATCAGCTCAGACCTTCCCTATATCGGCTCCCATGATTGTCTCAGCTCTTCCCCCTGGCTCACAAGCCCTACAGGTGGTCCCTGACCTCTCCAAGAAGGTAGCATCAACCCTAGCTGAGGAAGGAggcggaggtggtggtggaggtggcaATGTGGCTCCTCCTAAACCTCCTCGGGGCCGCAAGAAGAAGCGGATGCTGGAATCAGGGCTTCCTGAGATGAATGACCCTTATGTCCTTGCCCCTGATGACGACGATGACCATCACAAAGATGGCAAGACCTACAG GAGCGAAGGGAACTGCGGCACAGGAAATGGACAGAGCCTTGGGCTCATGGATTCAGTTCCCGGCTCCACCACGaacttgctgtgtgaccctgg GTGCCGGATGTGCTCACTGACCTTCTACTCAAAGTCGGAGATGCAGATCCACTCCAAGTCACACACCGAGACCAAGCCCCACAAGTGCCCGCACTGCTCCAAGACCTTCGCCAACAGCTCCTACCTGGCCCAGCACATCCGTATCCATTCGGGGGCCAAGCCCTATAGTTGTAACTTCTGTGAGAAATCCTTCCGCCAGCTCTCCCATCTGCAGCAGCACACCCG AATCCACACCGGTGATAGGCCGTACAAATGTGCACACCCAGGCTGTGAGAAGGCCTTTACACAACTCTCCAATCTGCAG TCTCACAGAAGGCAGCACAACAAAGACAAACCCTTCAAGTGCCACAATTGTCACCGAGCGTACACAGATGCAGCCTCACTAGAGGCTCACTTATCTACACATACGGTGAAGCACGCCAAGGTGTATACCTGCACAATCTGTAGTCGGGCATACACATCA GAAACATATCTTATGAAACACATGCGCAAACACAACCCTCCTGATCTTCAGCAACAAGTGCAAGCAGccgcggcagcagcagcagtggcccaggctcaggcccaggcccaggcccaggcccaggcccaggcccaggcttcCCAGgcatcacagcagcagcagcagcaacaacagcctccaccaccacaaccaccacacTTCCAGTCACCTGGGGGAGCTCcccagggtgggggtggtggggacaGCAACCCAAACCCTCCACCCCAGTGTTCCTTTGACCTGACCCCCTATAAGACGGCAGAGCATCATAAAGACATCTGCCTCACTGTCACCACCAGCACCATCCAGGTGGAGCACCTGGCCAGCTCTTAG
- the Ing4 gene encoding inhibitor of growth protein 4 isoform X3, with protein sequence MAAGMYLEHYLDSIENLPFELQRNFQLMRDLDQRTEDLKAEIDKLATEYMSSARSLSSEEKLALLRQIQEAYGKCKEFGDDKVQLAMQTYEMVDKHIRRLDTDLARFEADLKEKQIESSDYDSSSSKGRTQKEKKAARARSKGKNSDEEAPKAAQKKLKLVRTSPEYGMPSVTFGSVHPSDVLDMPVDPNEPTYCLCHQVSYGEMIGCDNPDCSIEWFHFACVGLTTKPRGKWFCPRCSQERKKK encoded by the exons ATGGCTGCTGGGATGTATTTGGAACATTATCTGGACA GTATTGAAAACCTCCCGTTTGAATTACAGAGAAACTTTCAGCTCATGAGAGACCTAGACCAGAGGACGGAGG ACCTGAAGGCTGAAATTGACAAGTTGGCCACTGAATATATGAGTAGCGCCCGCAGCCTGAGCTCCGAGGAAAAATTGGCCCTTCTCAGACAGATCCAGGAGGCCTATGGCAAGTGCAAGGAATTTGGTGACGACAAGGTGCAACTGGCCATGCAGACCTATGAGATG GTGGACAAACACATTCGGCGGCTGGACACAGACCTGGCCCGCTTTGAGGCtgatctgaaagagaaacagatcgAGTCAAGTGACTATGACAGCTCTTCTAGCAAAG GCCGgactcaaaaggagaaaaaagctgCCCGTGCCCGTTCCAAAGGGAAAAACTCAGACGAAGAAGCCCCCAAGGCTGCCCAGAAGAAGTTAAAACTTGTGCGCAC AAGCCCTGAGTATGGGATGCCCTCAGTGACCTTTGGCAGTGTCCACCCCTCTGATGTGTTGGATATGCCTGTGGATCCCAACGAACCCACATATTGCCTTTGTCACCAGGTCTCCTATGGAGAGATGATTGGCTGTGACAACCCAGAC TGTTCCATCGAGTGGTTCCACTTCGCCTGTGTGGGACTGACAACCAAGCCTCGAGGGAAATG GTTTTGCCCACGCTGCTCCCAAGAACGAAAGAAGAAATAG
- the Ing4 gene encoding inhibitor of growth protein 4 isoform X2 produces the protein MAAGMYLEHYLDSIENLPFELQRNFQLMRDLDQRTEDLKAEIDKLATEYMSSARSLSSEEKLALLRQIQEAYGKCKEFGDDKVQLAMQTYEMVDKHIRRLDTDLARFEADLKEKQIESSDYDSSSSKGKKSRTQKEKKAARARSKGKNSDEEAPKAAQKKLKLVRTSPEYGMPSVTFGSVHPSDVLDMPVDPNEPTYCLCHQVSYGEMIGCDNPDCSIEWFHFACVGLTTKPRGKWFCPRCSQERKKK, from the exons ATGGCTGCTGGGATGTATTTGGAACATTATCTGGACA GTATTGAAAACCTCCCGTTTGAATTACAGAGAAACTTTCAGCTCATGAGAGACCTAGACCAGAGGACGGAGG ACCTGAAGGCTGAAATTGACAAGTTGGCCACTGAATATATGAGTAGCGCCCGCAGCCTGAGCTCCGAGGAAAAATTGGCCCTTCTCAGACAGATCCAGGAGGCCTATGGCAAGTGCAAGGAATTTGGTGACGACAAGGTGCAACTGGCCATGCAGACCTATGAGATG GTGGACAAACACATTCGGCGGCTGGACACAGACCTGGCCCGCTTTGAGGCtgatctgaaagagaaacagatcgAGTCAAGTGACTATGACAGCTCTTCTAGCAAAGGCAAAAAGA GCCGgactcaaaaggagaaaaaagctgCCCGTGCCCGTTCCAAAGGGAAAAACTCAGACGAAGAAGCCCCCAAGGCTGCCCAGAAGAAGTTAAAACTTGTGCGCAC AAGCCCTGAGTATGGGATGCCCTCAGTGACCTTTGGCAGTGTCCACCCCTCTGATGTGTTGGATATGCCTGTGGATCCCAACGAACCCACATATTGCCTTTGTCACCAGGTCTCCTATGGAGAGATGATTGGCTGTGACAACCCAGAC TGTTCCATCGAGTGGTTCCACTTCGCCTGTGTGGGACTGACAACCAAGCCTCGAGGGAAATG GTTTTGCCCACGCTGCTCCCAAGAACGAAAGAAGAAATAG